Proteins encoded together in one Catalinimonas alkaloidigena window:
- a CDS encoding glycerophosphodiester phosphodiesterase has translation MRTALFFLMLCTMSTFSHGQSHPAFVISAHRGYSNLAPENTLSAFRKAIEVGADYFECDVRRTQDDSLVILHDATIDRTTNRKGKLASFTYADLRQVDAGYPTKFGKQFAGEKLPTLREALALAKGKIKVEIEIKEAGLADDVVALVQELGMASDVSVISFDFGEIQRVKELAPAIPVKYLVGKTWGQKELDQLLSIRGEYLGPSGVSSPELIQLAHDKGVKIIAYTFNTPEGMAEALAAHLDGIATDFPEEAMKIRAGR, from the coding sequence ATGCGTACCGCTCTTTTTTTCCTGATGCTCTGCACCATGTCCACGTTTAGTCACGGTCAGTCCCACCCCGCGTTTGTGATCAGCGCCCACCGCGGGTACTCAAACCTCGCGCCCGAAAACACCCTCAGTGCATTTCGCAAGGCCATTGAAGTCGGGGCGGATTATTTTGAGTGCGACGTGCGCCGGACCCAGGATGATTCGCTCGTGATTCTGCACGACGCCACGATCGACCGCACCACCAACCGGAAGGGCAAACTCGCGTCGTTTACGTATGCAGACCTCCGACAGGTAGACGCCGGCTACCCGACCAAGTTCGGGAAGCAATTCGCCGGTGAAAAGCTGCCTACCCTGCGCGAGGCGCTGGCACTCGCCAAAGGCAAAATCAAGGTCGAGATCGAAATCAAAGAAGCGGGACTCGCCGACGACGTCGTGGCGCTGGTGCAGGAACTGGGCATGGCGTCGGACGTATCGGTGATTTCGTTTGATTTTGGAGAGATCCAGCGCGTCAAGGAACTGGCCCCTGCCATTCCCGTCAAGTACCTGGTGGGGAAAACCTGGGGACAGAAAGAACTCGATCAGCTTTTGTCTATCAGAGGGGAATACCTCGGTCCCAGCGGCGTCTCCTCTCCCGAACTGATCCAATTGGCGCATGACAAAGGTGTCAAGATCATCGCCTACACCTTCAACACGCCGGAAGGCATGGCCGAAGCCCTCGCCGCTCACCTCGACGGCATCGCCACCGATTTTCCCGAAGAAGCGATGAAAATCCGCGCGGGGAGGTAG
- a CDS encoding lactate utilization protein B, with protein MTDRIPVDHAVAADQFNLDEPRVNWHDETLWMVRSKRDRSSKGIPEWEALRELGSAIKTNMLSQLDEYLLEFEKNARANGIQVHWARNAAEHNQITLDIIRSVNGKKVVKSKSMLTEECHLNPYLLEHDLEVVDTDLGEHIVQLKGEPPSHIVMPAIHMKKEEIGELFHERLGTEKGNADPNYLTAAARQHLRQKFLAADVAITGVNFAVAETGGFVVCTNEGNADMGVHLAPVHIASMGIEKLIPKAEHLGVFLRLLARSATGQPVTIYSSHFHQPRPGAQLHVILVDNGRTEQLGRENFRRSLHCIRCGACMNTCPVYRRSGGHSYSFTVPGPIGAILAPGRDLKSYSSLPFASTLCGSCSDVCPVKINIHEQLYLWRQEIAKNNNLSPAKQLGMKFAGWLFRHPRLFRMAGKVGRWLLKVLPRKAVYNQLNPWGKGRELPAPPNESFHDWYQKHRTHG; from the coding sequence ATGACTGACCGTATTCCTGTCGACCACGCCGTCGCGGCCGATCAATTCAACCTGGACGAGCCGCGTGTCAACTGGCACGACGAAACGCTCTGGATGGTGCGCAGCAAGCGCGACCGCTCCTCCAAAGGCATTCCCGAATGGGAGGCGCTGCGCGAACTGGGGTCGGCGATTAAAACCAATATGCTTTCGCAGCTCGACGAGTACCTCCTCGAGTTCGAAAAAAATGCCCGTGCCAACGGCATTCAGGTCCACTGGGCCCGCAACGCCGCCGAGCACAACCAGATTACCCTCGACATCATCCGCTCCGTCAACGGCAAGAAAGTGGTCAAGAGCAAGTCGATGCTGACGGAAGAGTGCCACCTGAATCCCTATTTGCTGGAGCACGACCTGGAAGTGGTCGATACCGACCTGGGCGAGCACATCGTGCAGCTGAAAGGGGAGCCGCCGAGCCACATCGTGATGCCCGCCATCCACATGAAAAAGGAGGAGATCGGGGAGTTGTTTCACGAGCGGCTGGGCACCGAAAAAGGCAATGCCGACCCGAATTACCTGACCGCCGCCGCCCGGCAGCACCTGCGGCAGAAATTCCTCGCCGCCGACGTGGCCATTACGGGTGTGAACTTCGCCGTAGCGGAAACGGGCGGCTTTGTGGTCTGCACCAACGAAGGCAACGCCGACATGGGCGTCCATCTTGCGCCGGTCCACATCGCCAGCATGGGCATCGAAAAGCTGATTCCGAAGGCCGAGCATCTGGGCGTTTTTCTGCGACTGCTGGCCCGCAGCGCCACCGGCCAGCCTGTCACGATCTATTCCTCACACTTCCACCAGCCGCGTCCGGGAGCGCAACTGCACGTCATTCTGGTCGACAACGGCCGGACCGAGCAACTTGGGCGGGAAAACTTCCGGCGGTCGTTGCACTGCATCCGCTGCGGGGCCTGCATGAACACCTGTCCGGTCTACCGCCGCAGCGGCGGGCACAGCTACAGCTTTACCGTGCCGGGACCCATCGGCGCGATTCTGGCACCGGGGCGCGACCTGAAATCGTACAGCAGTTTGCCGTTTGCCTCTACGCTTTGCGGGTCGTGCAGCGACGTGTGTCCTGTGAAGATCAACATCCACGAACAATTGTATTTGTGGCGGCAGGAAATCGCGAAAAATAACAACCTGTCACCGGCCAAGCAGCTCGGGATGAAGTTCGCGGGATGGCTGTTCCGGCATCCGCGCCTGTTCCGCATGGCCGGAAAAGTCGGGCGCTGGCTGTTGAAGGTGCTGCCCCGGAAAGCCGTTTACAACCAACTGAATCCCTGGGGCAAAGGGCGCGAGCTGCCCGCTCCGCCGAATGAAAGTTTCCACGACTGGTACCAAAAACACCGAACGCATGGCTAA
- a CDS encoding FGGY-family carbohydrate kinase, which translates to MQALTAIFDIGKTNKKFLLFDEGFRIVKEVSIHPDDSADEDGFPCEDLPRLMSWMQQTWDEARRTPDYQIRSLNFTTYGASFVHLDADGHPVAPLYNYLKPLPPDVRDQFYADYGPADQLARETASPALDLLNSGLQLYWLKQARPDVFAQIHISLHLPQFCSFLFTGHQASELTSIGCHTALWDYDQNTYHRWVNAEGIAPLFPPLALGTKRLELEGGLIAGVGLHDSSASLVPYLKTIEEPFLLISTGTWSITMNPFSDDPLTPELLAQDCLNFLTYEGKTVRASRLFLGYEHESRVKQLEADFHQKPDSYKWVRFNPTYLKPAAQPKAVQTSVLSETEEEQPPTPATFEEAYHQLVMELVALQLHALQLAQGTTVARKVIVTGGFCHNEIFLKGLASLLPDQEVYISDLPHATAIGAALVLQETLSPEVRAAITPLTKIEKLAL; encoded by the coding sequence ATGCAAGCACTCACCGCCATATTCGACATCGGCAAGACCAATAAAAAGTTTCTGTTATTTGACGAAGGCTTCCGGATTGTGAAAGAGGTCTCGATTCATCCGGACGATTCGGCCGACGAAGACGGGTTTCCCTGCGAGGATTTGCCCCGGCTCATGTCCTGGATGCAACAGACGTGGGACGAAGCGCGACGTACTCCCGATTACCAGATCCGTTCGCTCAACTTCACGACCTACGGGGCCAGCTTTGTGCACCTCGACGCCGACGGACACCCCGTGGCGCCACTCTACAATTACCTGAAGCCCCTGCCGCCCGACGTTCGAGACCAGTTTTACGCGGACTACGGCCCGGCGGACCAACTGGCGCGCGAAACCGCCTCGCCCGCGCTGGATCTGCTCAATTCCGGGTTGCAGCTCTACTGGCTCAAACAAGCGCGGCCGGACGTGTTCGCACAAATCCACATTTCGCTGCACCTGCCCCAGTTTTGCAGCTTTCTGTTCACGGGACATCAGGCGAGCGAACTGACCAGCATCGGTTGCCACACCGCCCTCTGGGACTACGACCAAAACACTTACCACCGCTGGGTGAACGCCGAAGGCATCGCACCCCTGTTCCCGCCGTTGGCGTTGGGGACGAAGCGCCTGGAATTGGAAGGGGGATTGATCGCGGGGGTGGGCCTGCACGACAGCAGTGCGTCGCTGGTGCCCTACCTAAAAACCATTGAGGAGCCGTTTCTCCTGATTTCGACGGGCACCTGGAGCATCACGATGAATCCGTTTTCGGACGATCCGCTGACGCCTGAACTATTGGCACAGGATTGCCTCAACTTCCTGACGTACGAAGGGAAAACGGTCCGGGCCTCGCGCCTGTTCCTCGGCTACGAGCACGAATCGCGCGTCAAGCAACTGGAAGCCGACTTCCACCAGAAGCCCGATTCCTACAAATGGGTACGATTCAATCCGACCTACCTGAAGCCCGCCGCGCAACCGAAGGCCGTTCAAACCAGCGTCCTTTCGGAGACGGAAGAAGAACAGCCCCCGACACCGGCCACCTTCGAGGAGGCGTATCATCAACTGGTGATGGAACTGGTCGCGCTGCAACTTCACGCACTGCAACTGGCACAGGGCACTACGGTCGCCAGGAAAGTGATTGTGACGGGCGGTTTTTGCCACAACGAAATCTTTCTGAAAGGGCTGGCCTCGCTCCTCCCCGACCAGGAAGTCTACATCTCGGACCTGCCCCACGCCACGGCCATCGGGGCGGCGCTGGTTTTGCAGGAAACACTCTCGCCCGAAGTCCGCGCCGCGATCACGCCGCTCACGAAAATTGAAAAGTTAGCGCTTTGA
- a CDS encoding GNAT family N-acetyltransferase: MSKLFIQHQDDGPKGSFYYAVDGVPKAQMFYVWAGNQKLIIDHTEVDPSLRGQGVGEALLEQIVAYARTKGVKILPLCPFANAQFKKHPEYQDVL, translated from the coding sequence ATGAGCAAGTTATTCATTCAGCACCAGGACGACGGACCGAAAGGTTCCTTTTACTATGCCGTCGACGGCGTCCCGAAGGCGCAGATGTTTTACGTCTGGGCAGGCAACCAAAAACTGATCATCGACCACACGGAAGTCGATCCGAGTTTGCGCGGTCAGGGGGTCGGCGAAGCGCTCCTGGAACAGATCGTAGCCTACGCCCGCACCAAAGGCGTCAAGATCCTTCCGCTCTGTCCGTTTGCCAATGCCCAGTTTAAAAAACACCCGGAGTACCAGGACGTGCTCTAA
- a CDS encoding class II aldolase/adducin family protein — translation MESHYLPSHIQIARVLRLIYLSGLTTTSGGNISIRGNEGNVWITPSAVDKGDLTEKDIIKVRPDGSTEGLHKPSSELPFHQAIYKMRPDIGAIIHAHPPALVSFSIVRKTPDTSILPQAQYLCGRVGYAPYRLPGSEELGESIAREFEKGSNAVIMENHGTVVGGRNLTEAYARFETLEFCARTQMKAYQIGEPHALSAAQVQAFEDRPSTLAEFDPREEPTETERHIRYHLTNIIHRACQQNLMTSAYGTISARIDDERFLINPTSFDRRQIQVKDLVLIKNGQRERGKLPSRAVQLHQRIYRDHPHVQCIINTQSPNVTAFCVAHQDLDSRTIPESYILMEEIPLLPYDSILDDGATVSKALGPHVPIAFLQNDSVLVTGGSILETFDRLEVAEFTATSLIDSHALGRMVPIEGQELQDLKDKFLNK, via the coding sequence ATGGAAAGTCATTACCTGCCCTCGCATATTCAGATTGCCCGCGTGTTGCGCCTGATTTACCTGTCGGGCCTGACGACCACATCGGGTGGGAACATCTCGATCCGGGGCAACGAGGGCAACGTCTGGATTACGCCCAGCGCCGTCGACAAGGGCGACCTGACCGAAAAAGACATCATCAAAGTGCGGCCCGACGGCTCGACCGAAGGCCTCCACAAACCTTCGTCAGAACTGCCGTTTCACCAGGCGATCTACAAAATGCGTCCGGACATCGGGGCGATCATCCACGCGCACCCGCCCGCCCTGGTGTCGTTCAGCATCGTGCGCAAGACGCCGGATACGTCCATTCTGCCGCAGGCGCAATACCTCTGCGGACGCGTCGGCTACGCGCCCTATCGCCTGCCCGGCAGTGAGGAACTGGGCGAGAGCATCGCGCGGGAGTTTGAGAAGGGCAGCAACGCGGTGATCATGGAAAATCACGGTACGGTGGTCGGGGGACGGAACCTGACGGAAGCCTATGCCCGGTTCGAGACGCTCGAATTTTGCGCCCGCACGCAGATGAAAGCGTACCAGATCGGCGAACCGCATGCACTGTCGGCCGCTCAGGTACAGGCCTTCGAGGACCGGCCCAGCACGCTGGCGGAGTTCGACCCGCGCGAAGAACCGACGGAAACGGAGCGGCACATCCGCTACCACCTGACGAACATCATCCACCGGGCTTGCCAGCAGAACCTGATGACCAGCGCCTACGGCACCATTTCGGCCCGTATCGACGACGAACGGTTCCTGATCAACCCTACGTCGTTCGACCGACGGCAGATTCAGGTAAAAGACCTTGTGCTGATCAAAAACGGGCAGCGGGAACGGGGCAAACTGCCGAGCCGGGCGGTGCAGTTGCACCAGCGCATTTACCGCGACCATCCGCACGTCCAGTGCATCATCAATACGCAATCGCCGAACGTGACGGCCTTTTGCGTGGCGCATCAAGACCTCGATTCCCGGACTATCCCGGAGAGCTACATCCTGATGGAAGAAATTCCGCTTCTCCCCTACGACAGCATTCTCGACGACGGTGCTACCGTGTCGAAAGCCCTTGGCCCGCACGTCCCGATTGCCTTCCTGCAAAACGATTCAGTGCTGGTGACGGGTGGCTCCATCCTCGAAACCTTCGACCGCCTGGAAGTGGCCGAATTCACCGCGACGTCGCTGATCGACAGCCACGCCCTCGGCCGCATGGTACCCATCGAAGGCCAGGAACTCCAGGACCTGAAAGACAAGTTTTTGAACAAATAG
- a CDS encoding WD40/YVTN/BNR-like repeat-containing protein has translation MKKNKIIYVVLLLGITLQSCEKEGDNMSPKTDWEQIEFADQGAIYSVYGSLESTLLVGTSLSVIKLTDNGKSTRNVLQLDYPVTDFFEDADTLYAITNEQDYYSIDGGDSWQVSNKDFMPFTPNDLTDSKGIIYHHVAIPNGELITPSLILMSSDRGTNWENIFPYKRLVYSTYLDDNDRLYLGSIDWEWNETQGSFSGNGNTAILYYQKR, from the coding sequence ATGAAAAAAAACAAGATCATTTATGTTGTTCTCCTCTTGGGAATCACGCTTCAATCTTGTGAGAAAGAAGGTGATAACATGAGTCCTAAAACTGATTGGGAACAGATAGAATTTGCCGATCAGGGTGCCATCTATAGTGTTTATGGATCTTTAGAAAGTACTTTGTTGGTAGGTACGAGCCTATCCGTAATAAAATTAACAGACAATGGTAAAAGCACTAGAAATGTATTACAGCTTGACTATCCAGTCACTGATTTTTTTGAAGACGCAGATACCCTCTATGCCATTACCAATGAGCAAGATTACTATTCAATTGACGGTGGGGATTCTTGGCAAGTGTCAAACAAGGATTTTATGCCTTTTACCCCTAATGACCTGACAGACTCAAAAGGGATTATATATCATCATGTGGCCATTCCAAATGGTGAATTAATTACGCCAAGTCTAATTTTAATGTCTTCGGATAGGGGTACGAATTGGGAAAATATTTTTCCGTATAAGCGCCTCGTCTATTCAACCTACTTGGATGATAATGACAGGTTGTATCTTGGTAGCATAGATTGGGAATGGAATGAGACACAGGGTTCTTTTTCTGGGAATGGAAATACTGCGATTTTATATTATCAAAAAAGATGA
- a CDS encoding arginase family protein: MKPLHVLEFPTNLGLKEPAPGVEPGVRKLPDGLRRWGLYARLSPVEIERLSPPPYTMHLDPDSGVRNAEAIATYAEAQADLLRKVLELPRFPLVIGGDCSVLLGNALALKTKGRYALFFVDGHTDYMSTELSSTGGAAGMDLALATGWGHPKLTNLRNQKPYFPESSVWAVGNREYHPQYVATIRQSAITYLDLATLRQEGPAACAQRFLRWFAQEGFDGFWLHLDLDVLDDAVMPAVDSRAPDGLRYDELHALLAPLVHHPQATGLEITILDPDLDPTGQYTRRFIDAFSALMQASPSEAT; the protein is encoded by the coding sequence ATGAAGCCCTTACATGTGCTGGAGTTTCCCACCAACCTGGGCCTGAAAGAACCCGCTCCCGGTGTGGAACCGGGCGTGCGGAAACTGCCCGACGGGCTGCGCCGCTGGGGCCTCTACGCACGCTTGTCGCCGGTAGAAATCGAGCGACTTTCCCCGCCCCCCTACACCATGCACCTGGACCCGGACTCGGGCGTGCGGAATGCCGAGGCCATTGCGACGTACGCGGAAGCCCAGGCGGACCTCCTGCGCAAGGTGCTGGAGCTGCCCCGTTTTCCGCTGGTGATCGGCGGCGATTGCAGCGTGTTGCTCGGCAACGCGCTAGCTCTGAAAACCAAGGGAAGGTATGCCCTCTTTTTTGTAGACGGCCATACCGATTACATGAGCACAGAACTTTCGTCGACCGGCGGGGCGGCGGGGATGGACCTCGCCCTGGCAACCGGGTGGGGGCATCCGAAGCTCACGAACCTGCGGAACCAAAAGCCTTACTTTCCCGAATCGTCAGTGTGGGCGGTCGGCAACCGGGAATACCATCCGCAATACGTAGCCACCATCCGACAATCGGCCATCACGTACCTCGACCTGGCGACCCTCCGACAAGAAGGCCCCGCCGCCTGTGCGCAGCGTTTTTTGCGTTGGTTCGCCCAGGAAGGCTTCGACGGGTTCTGGCTGCACCTGGACCTCGACGTGCTGGACGACGCCGTGATGCCCGCCGTAGATTCCCGCGCGCCCGACGGCCTGCGTTACGACGAATTGCACGCGCTGCTGGCTCCGCTCGTGCACCATCCGCAAGCAACCGGTCTGGAAATCACGATTCTCGATCCGGACCTGGACCCCACGGGTCAGTATACCCGGCGGTTTATCGATGCGTTTTCGGCGCTGATGCAGGCCTCTCCCTCCGAAGCGACGTAA
- a CDS encoding (Fe-S)-binding protein: MNVALFVPCYVDQFYPQVAIATLELLEKLGCTVHVPQNQTCCGQPMANSGCEMYTPPVEQLFVENFKDYDYIVAPSGSCALHVKEHFHGDGAEVAKVKSSIYDLVEFLTDVLEVNQLDARFPYRVGYHASCHGLRMLKLGTGSERNVVAYSKPHRLLELVKDLEVVPLDRIDECCGFGGTFAVFEEAVSVKMGKDRLSDHLRHGAEVVTGGDMSCLMHMEGILRRQKSPVKVMHIAEILNHV, encoded by the coding sequence ATGAATGTCGCACTTTTTGTTCCCTGCTACGTCGACCAGTTTTATCCGCAGGTGGCCATCGCCACGCTGGAGCTGCTCGAAAAGCTGGGATGCACCGTACACGTACCCCAAAACCAAACCTGCTGTGGACAGCCGATGGCCAACTCGGGCTGCGAGATGTACACACCGCCTGTCGAGCAGCTTTTTGTAGAGAATTTTAAAGACTACGACTACATCGTGGCGCCGTCGGGCAGCTGTGCCCTCCACGTGAAAGAACACTTTCATGGCGACGGCGCGGAAGTGGCGAAAGTAAAGTCGTCGATCTACGACCTCGTCGAATTTCTGACCGACGTGCTGGAGGTCAACCAGCTCGACGCCCGGTTTCCGTACCGGGTGGGCTACCACGCCAGTTGCCACGGCCTGCGGATGCTGAAGCTGGGCACCGGCTCCGAACGGAACGTCGTGGCCTACTCGAAACCCCATCGCCTGCTGGAACTGGTGAAAGACCTGGAAGTGGTGCCGCTCGACCGCATCGACGAATGTTGCGGCTTCGGCGGGACGTTTGCCGTGTTCGAAGAGGCCGTTTCGGTGAAGATGGGGAAAGACCGGCTGTCGGATCACCTGCGCCACGGGGCCGAGGTGGTGACGGGCGGCGACATGTCGTGCCTGATGCACATGGAAGGCATCCTCCGGCGGCAGAAAAGCCCCGTGAAAGTGATGCACATTGCCGAAATTTTAAATCACGTCTGA
- a CDS encoding GntR family transcriptional regulator, which produces MNPIEEADLLHRIRVDEKLYTPKYKQIIRSVLHEIRDGNLKVGDQLPSINAVSIEHLLSRETVVRAYNELRERGIIESRHGKGYYIKSEAIHETYNVCLLFNKLSAHKKTIYDAIVQSFGNQARIDLYVYHNDFETFKSLINRHAANYTHFIIISHFYGLNRPVSEALKQIPHDKIVILDREIKNLHASYAAVYQNFSEDLYRVLTEAGNDLRKYDRLNLVFPDSSYHPLDIKRGFTDFCEYNGFNYRVLPEFQYEALQIKEAYILMEEHDLVSLLRTAKERNLELGKDIGVISYNESPLKEFIAGGLTVVSTDFQKMGETAAEMVLEGRTDKVENPFVLIRRKSL; this is translated from the coding sequence ATGAACCCAATCGAAGAAGCCGACTTGCTGCACAGAATCAGGGTAGACGAGAAGCTCTATACCCCCAAGTACAAGCAGATCATCCGGTCCGTCCTGCACGAAATCCGTGACGGTAACCTCAAGGTGGGCGATCAGTTGCCTTCCATCAACGCCGTCAGCATCGAGCACCTGCTGTCGCGCGAGACGGTCGTGCGGGCCTACAACGAACTACGCGAGCGGGGCATCATCGAGTCGCGCCACGGCAAAGGTTACTACATCAAAAGCGAGGCGATCCACGAGACGTACAACGTCTGCCTCCTGTTCAACAAACTCAGCGCCCACAAAAAGACCATCTACGACGCCATCGTCCAGTCGTTCGGCAACCAGGCGCGCATCGACCTCTACGTCTACCACAACGACTTCGAGACGTTCAAGAGCCTGATCAACCGGCACGCGGCCAACTACACGCACTTCATCATCATCTCGCACTTCTACGGCCTGAACCGTCCGGTGAGCGAGGCCCTAAAACAAATCCCACACGACAAAATCGTGATCCTGGACCGGGAGATCAAAAACCTCCACGCCAGTTACGCAGCCGTCTATCAGAACTTTTCAGAAGACCTCTACCGCGTGCTGACCGAGGCGGGCAACGACCTGCGCAAGTACGACCGGCTGAACCTGGTGTTTCCCGATTCGAGCTACCACCCGCTCGACATCAAGCGCGGCTTCACCGACTTCTGCGAATACAACGGCTTCAACTACCGCGTGCTGCCGGAGTTTCAGTACGAAGCGCTGCAAATCAAAGAGGCCTACATCCTCATGGAGGAGCACGATCTGGTGTCGCTGTTGCGGACCGCCAAGGAGCGGAATCTGGAACTGGGCAAAGACATCGGCGTGATCTCCTACAACGAAAGTCCGCTCAAGGAATTCATCGCCGGGGGACTCACCGTCGTCTCGACCGATTTCCAGAAGATGGGCGAAACCGCCGCCGAAATGGTCCTGGAAGGCCGCACCGACAAAGTGGAAAATCCCTTCGTCCTGATCCGCCGCAAATCGCTGTAA
- a CDS encoding purine-cytosine permease family protein, whose translation MQQEEAITTADEFEREPVPARALKGWRSFIGMFAGEHAAGTEFVIGPLFVVHGVSVFDVLVGLLVGNLLAVLSWTFITAPIATRYRLTLYYQLEKICGTRLVNLYNLANGLMFCFLAGSMIAVSATAVGIPFDLTMPELSDWLPNSIGWVIAVFAVGAVISVVAMRGYETVSWFANLASPWMVLIFLACGIVSLPQLGIHSWSEFWTVAEDRIWTGVPLAGATKFTFWHVMFFAWFANMAMHIGMADLSIFRYAKKWQMGASSFAGAFVGHYMAWIAASLLYAAQVYRDPSNTAVAPGPVAYYSAGLAGAMCVVIAGWTTANPTIYRAGLAFQTLFPKWSRGQVTLLAGGVATLGACFPALVMKLLDFVALYGLVLMPMGAVIFIDHYLIPKLGLEAQYAERKGISFNVAAGLTWFGTLAVCLGLNIFAGVEVFFLGLPGWFIAAVFYVIFSRIYQNSRRPALNSMSR comes from the coding sequence ATGCAACAAGAAGAAGCGATCACCACCGCCGATGAATTTGAACGGGAGCCCGTCCCGGCCCGCGCCCTGAAGGGGTGGCGTAGTTTCATCGGGATGTTTGCCGGAGAGCACGCCGCCGGCACCGAGTTCGTCATCGGACCCTTGTTTGTCGTGCACGGCGTTTCGGTGTTCGACGTGTTGGTGGGCCTGTTGGTCGGGAACCTCCTGGCCGTGCTGAGCTGGACCTTCATTACCGCACCCATCGCGACGCGCTACCGCCTCACCCTCTACTACCAACTCGAAAAAATTTGCGGCACCAGGCTGGTCAACCTATACAACCTGGCCAACGGGCTGATGTTCTGTTTCCTGGCGGGCTCGATGATCGCCGTTTCGGCCACGGCCGTCGGCATTCCCTTCGACCTGACCATGCCGGAACTGAGCGACTGGCTGCCCAACAGCATTGGCTGGGTGATTGCCGTATTCGCCGTGGGGGCCGTCATTTCGGTCGTGGCGATGCGGGGTTACGAAACGGTCTCCTGGTTTGCCAACCTGGCTTCACCCTGGATGGTCCTGATCTTTCTGGCCTGCGGCATTGTGTCGTTGCCGCAACTAGGAATTCATTCCTGGAGCGAATTCTGGACGGTGGCCGAAGACCGGATCTGGACGGGCGTGCCGCTGGCGGGGGCAACGAAGTTTACCTTCTGGCACGTGATGTTCTTCGCGTGGTTCGCCAACATGGCGATGCACATCGGAATGGCCGACCTGTCGATTTTCCGCTACGCCAAAAAGTGGCAGATGGGGGCTTCTTCGTTTGCCGGGGCGTTTGTGGGACACTACATGGCCTGGATTGCCGCCTCGCTGCTCTACGCCGCGCAGGTGTACCGCGATCCCAGCAACACGGCGGTGGCACCGGGACCGGTGGCCTACTACTCGGCTGGTCTGGCCGGAGCCATGTGCGTGGTGATTGCCGGCTGGACTACGGCCAACCCGACGATCTACCGGGCGGGGCTGGCGTTTCAAACCCTATTTCCGAAGTGGAGCCGGGGGCAGGTGACGCTGCTGGCCGGTGGGGTGGCGACGCTCGGGGCCTGTTTTCCGGCGCTGGTGATGAAGCTCCTCGATTTTGTGGCGCTGTATGGCCTGGTGCTGATGCCGATGGGCGCGGTGATTTTCATCGATCACTACCTGATTCCAAAGCTGGGGCTGGAAGCGCAGTATGCCGAGCGCAAAGGCATTTCGTTCAACGTGGCGGCGGGCCTTACCTGGTTCGGTACGCTGGCCGTCTGCCTGGGCCTGAATATTTTTGCGGGGGTGGAAGTGTTCTTCCTGGGGCTGCCGGGCTGGTTCATCGCCGCCGTGTTTTACGTCATCTTTAGTAGAATTTACCAGAACAGCCGTCGTCCGGCGCTAAACTCGATGAGCCGATGA
- a CDS encoding lactate utilization protein C — MANARDAILAAVRRNKPNPEPLPVIPLFETPAESEVLRLFCETAKAMGSEPVVVETLDEIPAHLKQRFPDVPPAQCHAGADLGLDFAELSPDVSPRDLHYLELAVFRGEFGVAENAAIWVSDEKLVHRVAPFITQHLVLIVEKTKLVWNMHQAYGRLGTDLPGYGVFIAGPSKTADIEQSLVLGAHGPKSLTVFLV; from the coding sequence ATGGCTAACGCACGCGACGCAATTCTGGCGGCCGTCCGCCGCAACAAACCCAACCCCGAACCTCTGCCCGTCATCCCCCTGTTCGAGACGCCTGCGGAAAGCGAGGTGCTGCGGCTTTTTTGCGAAACGGCCAAAGCCATGGGAAGCGAACCGGTCGTGGTGGAAACGCTCGACGAGATTCCCGCTCACCTGAAGCAACGGTTCCCCGACGTGCCGCCCGCGCAGTGCCATGCCGGTGCCGACCTGGGGCTGGACTTCGCGGAGCTTTCGCCCGACGTGAGTCCCCGCGACCTGCATTACCTGGAACTGGCCGTGTTCCGGGGCGAATTCGGGGTGGCCGAAAATGCGGCGATCTGGGTCAGTGACGAAAAGCTGGTGCATCGTGTGGCTCCGTTCATTACACAGCATCTGGTGCTGATCGTGGAGAAAACGAAGCTGGTTTGGAACATGCACCAGGCCTACGGGCGGTTGGGAACGGACCTGCCGGGCTACGGTGTCTTCATCGCGGGGCCTTCCAAAACCGCCGACATCGAACAGTCGCTGGTACTGGGTGCCCACGGTCCCAAGAGCCTGACGGTCTTTCTGGTATAG